ATGGCCAGTGCACCAGCATCAGCCCTCTGAAGGAGCTGGTGTGTGCTGGCGAGTGCTTGCCCCTGTCAGTGCTCCCTAACTGGATTGGAGGAGGCTATGGAACAAAGTACTGGAGCAGGAGGAGCTCCCAGGAGTGGCGGTGCGTCAATGACAAAACCCGTACCCAGAGAATCCAGCTGCAGTGCCAAGATGGCAGCACACGCACCTACAAAATCACAGTAGTCACTGCCTGCAAGTGCAAGAGGTACACCCGGCAGCACAACGAGTCCAGTCACAACTTTGAGAGCATGTCACCTGCCAAGCCAGTCCAGCATCACAGAGAGCGGAAAAGAGCCAGCAAATCCAGCAAGCACAGCATGAGTTAGAACTCAGACTCCCATAACTAGACTTACTAGTGTAACCATCTGCTTTACAGATTTGATTGCTTGGAAGACTCAAGCCTGCCATTGCTATTTTCTCACTTGAAAGTATATGCTTTCTGCTTTGATCAAACCCAGCAAGCTGTCTTAAGTACAGGACCTTCTTTGGgaatagtttttccttttcaagtTTTTCAAGATGTAGGTATATCCGTGAATGCAATTTGCATTTAAATTCCACGTATCCTGTAGTTTTAATTCCTCATTGTTCTTAAAAGACTGTTGATACTATAAACATCAGTgaatcattatattttaaaacagaaaagggcTTCTCAGATACCCTCCATCTACTGGCCCATCCCCTCTCCTAAACAAAACTCCTTCCAaacagaaaggttaaaaaaaaattgttgtcatGAATCTTCATAACATTTCAGAAAGGTGCTTTTTTGGTACTCTTCATGGGAACAGTTTAGCAGCCATGAGTGATCTTCCTatgaaagagaatgaaagacCTTGTGACATTTCACTTCAAAAATAAGCCCTGTAGCTCTTTACAGTCGCATCGTATGAAATTATACCCTGCATGCTGACCCtcgcttggaatggaatgccagaAATGCATGGCAGCGGCTAATAAGTAAAGCTGATTAACTATTTATTTGTCAATGTTATTATTTAATGAGCTTTCACATGTGATTTGtttcaaaatgttaattttttaatgttttgaaactTTTTCATGGACCTAAATATTTTCCTATATGATTTGTGGTTGAttagaaatatgaaaatacatgttGTAGATATGTAAAGTGAATATTTTAGTCTCCTTATTACATATATGTTCATGGTGAAATTTATCAACTGTATGGATCTTTTTAAATCAATAAGATGCTTTGTAAAGTTGAAATACGTAATACTTTCTTGTTTAATCTGTGCAATCAGAAGGTGTCTTGACCTTCAATTCAACTGGtttcttttaacaaaaataaacactgCTAAAAGTTATTGTTGTTGCCTCTAACATGTATAAAGGGTGCAAAAATTGTAGAATAAATGTATAAGGgtaattgctattttttttttctaagtcacGTTCAAGCTTCGACAGAAGTATCATTCTaagagaggagacagagggagacagggagTCTATCTCTTCAGTAAATGGGAGGTTGCAAAAGTTGGGTGTCAATCCAGCAATAAGTAGTCATGAGAATATCAAATTTACATACACCAGTGGATGCCAAGTCTGCTGCTCATTATAATCACCTGGGGGAGATATGAGACCCAATGCCCAGGTTTTCATCCACATTACATCAGAATTTCTTGGGGTAGAGCTCAAATATCAGCAGGTTTTAAAGTTTTCCAGATGATCTCAATGTACAGCTAAATGTGAGAAAGGAAAGAATTGTGAAGAAATCAATATCTTATCTTGGAGAACACTGAATACTATTGTATGGCCCACAAaccaaaaacatgaaataaaaacaaaggaaacaaaagctAATTTTTGAGTGTTTTCAATTTTGGCATGTTGTTATATTGAGCAACATAGTGTCTTGAAGCAGATTATACAGTTGAAGGACTAGTGTCAATTCAATCAAATGATTGATTTCATCACTCCAAATGAAGAAAACCAAAGAGGCTCATGATGTATTGGTAATATTTTCTGGGTTTTCCCTTTTGGGATGCTGAGCACGAAAGACTCCTTAGTACTTTTTTTGTAGTAGATTGTTGTTTTTGTAATCACTAGTCTGAAAATCACATGTAAATTACATATAGTATAGTAAGCTAAACAAGGACATTAATATTGTTGCTTCCCTGTGAGAAGCAGAAGCATCTAAAAAAAACTCTAGATTTTATAATAATGCTAACTGTTATACCaccaaataaa
This window of the Pongo abelii isolate AG06213 chromosome 6, NHGRI_mPonAbe1-v2.0_pri, whole genome shotgun sequence genome carries:
- the SOSTDC1 gene encoding sclerostin domain-containing protein 1 precursor, producing MLPPAIHFYLLPLACILMKSCLAFKNDATEILYSHVVKPVPAHPSSNSTLNQARNGGRHFSNTGLDRNTRVQVGCRELRSTKYISDGQCTSISPLKELVCAGECLPLSVLPNWIGGGYGTKYWSRRSSQEWRCVNDKTRTQRIQLQCQDGSTRTYKITVVTACKCKRYTRQHNESSHNFESMSPAKPVQHHRERKRASKSSKHSMS